The Arachis hypogaea cultivar Tifrunner chromosome 19, arahy.Tifrunner.gnm2.J5K5, whole genome shotgun sequence genome has a window encoding:
- the LOC140182289 gene encoding uncharacterized protein — translation MIESSRKNYIHSDQEKLRCEMYKGVKETVLNGETTPSSCGKRIILPSSFTGGHGYMIQNYQDAMAICMAVGYPDLFITFTCNPKWPDVEDFLNNRELNPQDRPDIWYTIEFQKHGLPHAYILLFLHKDDKFPTAEDIDKIISAEIPDKETDPEYFDAVEKHMMHDPCGVAKKDSPCMENAKCIRHFPKRFVESTTIDDDDYPSRSIKYLFKYVNKGHDRVTASFYKSAADKENMDDYDEVTNKIYSEARSLTYAEFPIHFVWKAKESVWLPQKSHAVIGRIFFVPPGSGERYYLRLLLNYIRGPTCYEDIRTIDSVVYSSFKDACYARGLLDDDKEYVEAIVEASYLGSALVLIEDEIKDLTLMEIENILNKYNKSLKDFPPMPMPDTNQCNNLLYPNGMNRLICDELRYDRQKLAAEHVTYLGLLTDEQKEVYNEVITTVQTGKGGVFFLYGYGRTGKTFVWKTLASALRSRSHIVLTVASSGIASLLLPGGRTAHSHFAIPLNID, via the exons ATGATTGAATCATCAAGGAAAAACTACATACACAGCGACCAAGAGAAATTAAGGTGTGAGATGTACAAGGGAGTAAAGGAAACAGTACTGAATGGAGAAACAACGCCGTCATCATGTGGCAAGCGTATAATATTGCCTTCATCATTCACAGGAGGACATGGATATATGATACAAAACTATCAGGATGCAATGGCAATATGTATGGCTGTTGGTTATCCAGACCTCTTCATAACCTTCACGTGCAATCCGAAGTGGCCTGATGTTGAAGATTTTTTGAATAATAGAGAGTTAAATCCACAAGATCGACCCGATATT TGGTATACAATTGAATTCCAGAAACATGGGTTACCACATGCATACATTCTACTATTCTTACACAAGGATGACAAATTTCCCACTGCCGAAGATATTGATAAGATTATATCAGCTGAGATACCCGATAAAGAGACAGACCCTGAATACTTTGATGCAGTCGAAAAGCACATGATGCATGATCCTTGTGGAGTGGCAAAGAAAGATTCACCATGTATGGAAAATGCTAAATGCATTCGACACTTCCCTAAGAGGTTTGTTGAGAGTACTACTATCGACGATGATGATTACCCG TCAAGATCTATTAAGTATTTGTTCAAATATGTGAATAAAGGTCATGACCGTGTAACGGCTTCATTTTATAAAAGTGCTGCAGACAAAGAGAACATGGATGACTATGATGAAGTCA CCAACAAGATCTACTCAGAAGCAAGGTCGCTAACTTATGCAGAATTCCCTATACATTTTGTGTGGAAGGCAAAGGAAAGTGTGTGGTTGCCTCAGAAGAGCCATGCTGTAATTGGAAGAATCTTCTTTGTGCCTCCTGGATCTGGTGAGAGATATTACCTAAGACTACTACTCAATTACATTAGGGGACCAACTTGCTATGAAGACATTCGAACTATAGATAGTGTTGTATACTCATCATTCAAAGATGCATGTTATGCACGTGGTCTTTTAGATGATGATAAGGAATATGTTGAAGCAATAGTGGAAGCAAGTTATTTGGGGTCAG CGTTAGTCCTCATAGAGGATGAGATCAAAGATTTGACCCTAATGGAGATTGAGAATATACTTAACAAATACAACAAGAGTCTAAAAGATTTTCCACCAATGCCTATGCCAGATACAAACCAATGTAACAATTTACTGTATCCCAATGGCATGAATAGGTTAATTTGCGATGAACTCAGATACGATCGGCAGAAACTAGCTGCAGAGCATGTAACCTACTTAGGACTATTAACTGATGAACAAAAAGAAGTATATAACGAAGTCATTACTACAGTTCAAACCGGGAAAGGTGGAGTATTTTTCCTTTATGGGTACGGTAGGACAGGAAAAACGTTTGTTTGGAAGACACTAGCATCTGCATTGAGGTCTAGATCACATATTGTTCTAACAGTTGCATCTAGTGGGATAGCATCACTTTTGTTGCCTGGAGGCAGGACAGCTCACTCACATTTTGCAATACCACTTAACATAGATTAA